In Caldisericum sp., the sequence GCGTTTAACGATGCTTTGATGCTGTACGAAGTTTTTAAAAAGATATTAGAAGAAAGTAAATCCTTCTCAAATAAGGATATGAAACTCATTCACGAGATCATTGGAAATTCAAGGAATTTTGAATTTCTTTTCGGCGACTTTGAAAATGTCGAAAAAGGGACCTTGAATTTAAAAGAGTTTGATGCTCCCACCCTTACATTGCCTTTTAGGGAAAAGTCGAGTAAAACAAAGCCCGGAGTTTTTTATATTGAAAATAGTTCACTTGAAGATATCGCAAAACTAATTAGTAATGGAGGAAAATCGCTCGTTGTTGTTTATTCTGAAAATGTTATTGATAAAATTAAGGATAATCTTAAAGAGGGCAAAACTTTCGATGCAACTGAACTTGAAAATTTCATTTGTATTGATAGGTTGAATTACTACATCGATAATCCCGATAAAATTCCAGATGAGTTAAGAATTGACTTTGCAATACTCGCTTCTTACTTAATGAAAACACATGATTTTACTTTAAGTAGTGCACCGACTCACATACTTAAAAACAAAATAGTAAAGAACCTTTCAATATGTAAGAACAACGGCTGCAGTTTTAAAAGTGTTTGTCCTTTAATGCAAAAAAAGAATGAGATTGAAAATAGCGATTTTGTTTTTATGAAATATTCAAACTTTTTTAATAGCCTAAAAATTCTTTCTGATTTTAACTTCGACAGTATCGTCTTCTTAGAAGCCTATAGAATCCCGAAAGTTTTCTTGAGCCTTAAAGCGAACTTCTCAAGAAATGATGTAGAGATGATTGCAAATTTCGAAGAGGAAACCAAAAAGCAAGACATATTAACACTCTTTGATAATTTTGAGAATTTGTCTAAGGAATCGAGAAATGAATTATTTTCAAGTATAACTAATTACGATGTTTTGGATCTTTCAGAAAATATTTATCGTAATGGAAACGATTCTGTATCTCTAAATTTCTCCTACCCCGTAAGAGTGTTTTCGAAAGTACCGAATATCGCAAGTTCTATTAATTTCATAAGTAATTACTTTACTTTAAAGGGTGATAATCCAATAGAAAGATTTACAGGGCTTAGAGGTCAAATCGAAAAGAAGGAAGAGGACTCAAAGGTTATGAGTATAATTCCTCTTTTTATGCACGCTCCAAATGCGGATGAATTTCTTCGGGAATTTTTCGACTTGTATGAGCCATTCTCTCAAATAAAACCTGTTCTTTTCGTCTTTGAAAACAGAATTCAGTTGAACACCGTGAAGATGGAATTAAAAAATAAGTATCAGTGGATCGAAGAGTCCTTATCCAAAGAAGACGGCACCGTTGATTTTATTACCTATGAATTTCCTGTAAAAAACAAGTTTAAATTGATTTTCGTTGTTAAATTACCGATGAATATAATTAATGCAGATGAAACCTATGCAATGTATTACCTTAAAAACTTCGTAAAAGATAACCTGCAAAAGGAAAAAAGTTCAGTTTTTTATTTCGACGGAAGGCTAAAGGATAAAAACTTTATTGTCAAATACGAAGATGCGTTTCTATCTACCCCAATGCTTTTAGAAAAGAAAGAAAATCTAATTCAATTCGTAAAGAAATATATTAGTACTTAAAAGAACTTTTACCTATAAATTCTCGTAAAATTGAAGTGGGCGGAACTTCATCCGAAGAAAGTGGCAATACATGATTTAGGAAATTAAGAAGCCTCAAAGCCTCAGCATACTCCTTTTCTTTATATTCGATTGCCCTTAATGGCACCTCTGCGAAATTTCTCAGAATTGGAAGTTCGTAAATGA encodes:
- a CDS encoding 3'-5' exonuclease is translated as MKFVFFDLETTGLNKDDEVIEIGAIKVVDFEVVSTFKTLVRPRKLLPRFITNLTGITQEELDKAQDREKIKEDFKKFIEDAVLVAHNASFDKEFLERFLEERVQNEVIDSLELARLIYPEFSSHSLEKLVATLNIKREKAHRAFNDALMLYEVFKKILEESKSFSNKDMKLIHEIIGNSRNFEFLFGDFENVEKGTLNLKEFDAPTLTLPFREKSSKTKPGVFYIENSSLEDIAKLISNGGKSLVVVYSENVIDKIKDNLKEGKTFDATELENFICIDRLNYYIDNPDKIPDELRIDFAILASYLMKTHDFTLSSAPTHILKNKIVKNLSICKNNGCSFKSVCPLMQKKNEIENSDFVFMKYSNFFNSLKILSDFNFDSIVFLEAYRIPKVFLSLKANFSRNDVEMIANFEEETKKQDILTLFDNFENLSKESRNELFSSITNYDVLDLSENIYRNGNDSVSLNFSYPVRVFSKVPNIASSINFISNYFTLKGDNPIERFTGLRGQIEKKEEDSKVMSIIPLFMHAPNADEFLREFFDLYEPFSQIKPVLFVFENRIQLNTVKMELKNKYQWIEESLSKEDGTVDFITYEFPVKNKFKLIFVVKLPMNIINADETYAMYYLKNFVKDNLQKEKSSVFYFDGRLKDKNFIVKYEDAFLSTPMLLEKKENLIQFVKKYIST